The Cellulophaga sp. L1A9 genome window below encodes:
- the surE gene encoding 5'/3'-nucleotidase SurE, protein MKKPLILITNDDGITAPGLRALVGFMKEIGDIVVVAPDSPQSGMGHAITIDDLLYSKKMILDLDDDESTEEYSCSGTPADCVKLALQELLDRKPDLCVSGINHGSNSSINVIYSGTMSAAIEAGIEGIPAIGFSLCDYKWEADFTQAKTHIQQIVRQAIENGIPPKVVLNVNIPKLETKELKGIKICRQARANWKEKFDKRTSPSGKEYYWLTGEFELLDKGEDTDEWALANGFVSVVPTQFDLTAHHAIQTINNWKLN, encoded by the coding sequence ATGAAAAAACCTTTGATTTTAATTACAAATGATGACGGAATTACCGCACCTGGATTGAGAGCCTTAGTAGGTTTTATGAAAGAAATAGGTGATATTGTGGTTGTAGCTCCTGATAGCCCACAATCGGGCATGGGACACGCTATCACTATTGATGATCTGCTATATTCTAAAAAAATGATTCTTGATTTAGATGACGACGAGAGCACGGAAGAATACAGTTGTAGTGGTACTCCTGCCGATTGTGTTAAATTAGCATTGCAGGAACTTTTAGATAGAAAACCTGATTTATGTGTCAGCGGAATTAACCACGGTTCTAATTCTTCTATCAATGTAATCTATTCTGGCACCATGAGCGCTGCCATTGAGGCAGGAATTGAAGGCATACCTGCCATTGGTTTTTCATTATGTGATTACAAATGGGAGGCAGATTTTACACAAGCAAAAACACACATTCAACAAATAGTTCGTCAAGCTATAGAAAACGGAATTCCACCTAAAGTGGTATTGAACGTAAATATCCCTAAACTAGAAACAAAAGAGTTAAAAGGAATTAAAATCTGCAGGCAAGCCAGAGCTAATTGGAAAGAAAAATTTGACAAAAGAACCAGTCCTTCTGGAAAAGAGTATTACTGGCTGACCGGTGAATTTGAATTGCTTGACAAAGGTGAGGATACAGATGAATGGGCATTAGCCAATGGTTTTGTTTCTGTAGTACCTACGCAATTTGACTTAACCGCCCATCATGCCATCCAAACCATAAACAACTGGAAATTAAACTAA
- the lpxB gene encoding lipid-A-disaccharide synthase, which produces MKYYIIAGEASGDLHGSNLIKALKEQDSEATIRCWGGDLMQKAGGTLAKHYKELAFMGFIEVITNINTIFKNISFCKEDIASFHPDVIIFIDYSGFNLRIAKWAKKAGFKTSYYIAPQIWASREGRIEKIKSTIDEMYVTLPFEKEFYEKKHNFPVNFVGHPLIDAIANSPKIDAIAFKNKYNLDQQKPIIALLPGSRKQEVSKMLEIMLSVTEKFTEYQFVIAGAPSLDQEFYQPFLKKSNISLIPNQTYGILQIAHAALVTSGTATLETALFKVPQVVCYKGNWISYQIAKRIITLKYISLVNLIMNKEVVKELIQDDLTTKNLSLALKKILNPETRKIVLKNYEELERKLGGQGASDTTASLIISSLRK; this is translated from the coding sequence ATGAAATACTACATCATTGCAGGAGAGGCTTCAGGCGATTTACATGGCTCTAATTTAATCAAAGCTCTGAAAGAACAAGATTCAGAGGCTACTATTAGATGTTGGGGAGGAGACTTAATGCAAAAAGCTGGTGGCACTTTAGCAAAACATTACAAGGAGCTTGCCTTTATGGGATTTATTGAAGTTATTACCAACATCAATACCATCTTTAAAAACATTAGTTTCTGCAAAGAAGATATTGCATCGTTTCATCCGGATGTCATTATATTTATAGATTATTCTGGTTTTAATTTACGGATTGCAAAATGGGCAAAAAAAGCAGGTTTTAAAACCAGCTATTATATTGCTCCTCAAATTTGGGCTTCGCGAGAAGGGCGAATTGAGAAAATTAAAAGTACTATTGACGAAATGTATGTGACCTTGCCTTTCGAAAAAGAGTTCTATGAAAAAAAGCACAATTTTCCTGTAAATTTTGTGGGGCATCCGTTAATTGATGCCATTGCAAATTCGCCAAAAATTGATGCTATTGCCTTTAAGAACAAATATAATCTGGACCAACAAAAACCTATTATTGCCTTATTACCAGGAAGTAGAAAACAAGAAGTATCTAAAATGCTAGAGATTATGCTTTCTGTTACCGAAAAATTTACGGAATATCAATTTGTAATCGCTGGTGCTCCAAGTTTAGATCAAGAATTCTATCAGCCTTTTTTAAAAAAATCAAACATCAGTTTAATTCCGAATCAAACCTATGGTATTTTACAAATAGCACATGCGGCATTAGTTACTAGCGGCACTGCGACGCTAGAAACTGCATTATTTAAAGTACCACAAGTAGTTTGCTATAAAGGGAACTGGATCTCTTATCAAATTGCAAAACGAATAATAACTCTAAAATACATATCACTGGTTAATTTAATCATGAATAAGGAGGTTGTGAAAGAATTAATTCAAGATGATTTAACTACAAAAAATTTAAGTCTAGCGCTTAAGAAGATTTTAAATCCTGAAACCAGGAAAATAGTCTTAAAAAACTACGAAGAACTAGAGAGAAAGCTTGGCGGACAAGGGGCAAGTGATACCACCGCATCGTTGATTATCAGTAGTTTAAGAAAATAG
- a CDS encoding C40 family peptidase, whose product MNRTFLYLFLIAIATSCGAKKRTTNTDNKERKISVAANKNDAKPKGANSLPAVYSEKPRTNNIAESVISSALEYTGTRYKYGGTTKKGMDCSGLLYVAFGDQDISIPRTSYVIAEEGKDIRIKDVDKGDLLFFKTSKRSKKINHVGLVVSVDNDGIKFIHATTSRGVIVSSLKEGYWNYAFVKATRIL is encoded by the coding sequence ATGAATCGCACATTTCTTTATCTTTTTTTAATTGCAATAGCTACTAGCTGTGGCGCAAAAAAAAGAACAACTAATACAGACAACAAAGAACGAAAAATTAGCGTAGCTGCCAATAAAAACGATGCTAAACCTAAGGGTGCAAATTCGTTACCTGCCGTATATTCAGAAAAACCTAGAACCAATAATATTGCTGAATCCGTGATAAGTTCTGCTCTTGAATATACAGGCACACGTTATAAATACGGAGGAACAACAAAAAAAGGTATGGATTGCTCCGGTTTATTGTATGTTGCTTTTGGCGACCAGGATATTTCAATCCCTAGAACCTCCTACGTTATTGCCGAAGAAGGAAAGGACATTAGAATAAAAGATGTTGATAAGGGTGATTTACTGTTTTTTAAGACTAGTAAAAGATCAAAAAAAATAAACCATGTGGGTCTAGTGGTTTCTGTGGATAATGATGGAATAAAATTTATACACGCTACAACTTCTAGAGGTGTTATTGTATCCTCACTAAAAGAAGGCTATTGGAACTATGCCTTTGTAAAAGCTACACGAATATTATAA
- a CDS encoding ComEC/Rec2 family competence protein, translating into MQLLKFVPIKLTLFLVAGILFGAFFESSIAIPFTLTCITLFALAVLFLKTKHTNTPLFGLTALSLTFFIGYLSITLAYPTNKPSHYLKSDNIIQKELRLKITDVLKSNTFSDRYYADIIEIDKRTTSGKIVVTISKDSTTSLLKIDDELITYNSLKNIKPPLNPHQFNYKKYLEGLGVLDQVYLKNTDYISLEKPNRTVYGLAANWRNTILTKLKKEGFTPENLSVIQALLLGQRNDISEETYDNYKDAGAIHILALSGLHIGVLLLILQFLLHPIERLMHGKKIKLIIIGILLWGFAFLAGLSASIVRAVTMFSFLAYAMYLNRPTNSFNILALSLFFILLIQPNYLFQVGFQMSYAAVFAILWIYPMLQRFWFPKNKIVKYFWQLLSVSIAAQLGVLPISLFYFHQFPGLFFVANLLILPFLGIILGIGILVIILSLADILPSFITDSYNHIISAMNSIVKWIANQEVFIFKNISFDTLQLLLLCTLIFLMITALSKPKFKNFISFLLVIIIFQSYTFISRYTSSKTHEVIVWHQSRSTGIIEKSGTTLHLLSNDAPNFEYPLKSYQIAERITVFHTDSLRNSYNLGLKKITLIDSLSIYPTSKNNTILLTQSPKINLDRLIDSLQPIALIADGSNYKSAIALWKATCAKRKLPFHYTGEKGAYYFNLEN; encoded by the coding sequence ATGCAGTTACTAAAATTTGTGCCAATAAAATTGACACTTTTTTTAGTTGCAGGGATACTATTTGGTGCTTTTTTTGAAAGTTCTATTGCTATCCCCTTTACCCTAACATGCATTACCCTTTTCGCGTTAGCAGTTCTATTTTTAAAAACAAAACATACAAATACTCCTCTATTTGGGCTTACTGCGCTATCCTTAACATTTTTCATCGGGTACCTATCTATCACATTAGCCTACCCAACAAATAAGCCGAGTCATTACCTTAAGAGCGATAACATTATACAAAAAGAACTTCGTCTTAAGATTACGGACGTTCTAAAATCAAATACCTTCTCAGATCGGTATTACGCTGATATTATAGAAATTGATAAGAGAACAACATCTGGAAAAATAGTAGTAACCATTTCTAAAGACAGCACAACTTCCCTCCTAAAGATTGATGATGAACTGATCACCTATAATTCATTAAAAAATATTAAACCTCCTTTAAACCCGCATCAGTTTAATTATAAAAAATACCTAGAAGGATTAGGTGTCTTGGATCAGGTGTACTTAAAAAACACAGACTACATTAGTTTAGAAAAACCAAACAGAACAGTATACGGACTTGCTGCTAACTGGAGAAATACCATACTCACTAAACTTAAAAAAGAAGGTTTTACACCAGAAAACCTGAGTGTTATTCAGGCTTTATTATTAGGACAGCGAAACGATATTTCTGAAGAAACCTACGATAATTACAAAGATGCAGGAGCCATTCACATACTAGCACTTTCAGGGCTACACATTGGAGTATTACTCCTTATTCTTCAGTTCTTATTACATCCTATTGAACGTTTGATGCATGGGAAAAAAATTAAATTAATTATTATTGGAATTCTCCTATGGGGATTTGCTTTTTTGGCAGGCTTATCTGCTTCAATTGTAAGAGCTGTTACCATGTTTTCATTCCTAGCTTATGCTATGTATTTAAACCGGCCTACAAACAGCTTTAATATACTTGCGCTATCCCTTTTCTTTATTCTACTAATACAACCAAATTATCTTTTTCAAGTAGGATTTCAAATGAGTTACGCTGCAGTATTTGCTATTCTATGGATCTATCCAATGTTACAACGATTCTGGTTTCCTAAAAATAAAATCGTAAAATACTTTTGGCAGTTATTAAGTGTAAGTATTGCTGCCCAATTGGGAGTTTTACCCATTAGCTTATTTTACTTTCACCAATTCCCTGGACTCTTTTTTGTAGCCAATCTTTTAATACTTCCTTTTTTAGGCATTATTCTAGGTATTGGCATACTTGTCATTATCTTATCCCTAGCAGATATACTTCCCTCTTTTATTACAGATAGCTATAACCACATCATTAGCGCTATGAATAGCATTGTAAAATGGATTGCTAATCAAGAAGTCTTTATCTTTAAAAACATATCATTCGATACACTTCAATTACTTTTGCTTTGCACCTTAATTTTTTTAATGATTACCGCCTTAAGCAAGCCAAAATTTAAAAACTTTATTAGTTTTCTACTTGTTATTATCATCTTTCAATCCTATACTTTTATTTCACGATATACCTCTTCTAAGACCCATGAAGTTATTGTATGGCATCAGTCAAGATCTACTGGAATCATAGAAAAATCTGGAACAACTTTACACCTTTTGAGTAATGATGCCCCAAATTTTGAATACCCTCTTAAGAGTTATCAAATTGCAGAACGAATAACAGTGTTTCACACCGATTCCTTGCGCAACAGTTATAACTTAGGTTTAAAAAAAATTACGTTGATTGATAGTTTGAGCATTTATCCAACATCAAAAAATAACACCATTCTTTTAACGCAATCGCCAAAGATAAATTTAGATCGCTTAATAGATTCTTTGCAACCCATAGCCCTTATAGCTGACGGAAGTAATTATAAGAGTGCTATTGCCCTTTGGAAAGCAACTTGTGCAAAAAGAAAACTCCCTTTTCACTACACAGGCGAAAAGGGAGCTTATTATTTTAATTTGGAAAACTAG
- a CDS encoding peptide MFS transporter, whose protein sequence is MENTIKPIEDPQLFGHPKGLFYLFFAELWERFSFYGMRALLTLYMVDVIFAALTTRDFAAAAVYASYGSLVYASTVIGGRISDKILGMRNSIFLGGILMAIGHFVLAVESNYAFFIALALIVVGNGFFKPNISTFVGSLYKEDDIRKDSGFVIFYMGINIGGFAAPLLCGWLGREYGWHYGFGLAGIGMLIGLITFWSGIKKNIFGDKGLPPTETILDKPILGVKQGLMIPILAVASVPVIAFLLSSYKALGEKGSFLENDNIVNIIFYVIAIAIGAFLLKILIEATADERKKLIVAILFTFFITIFWGFHELSGSIITLFAARNVNLTFIDASQTNALNSMYIIILSIPISMLFTYLKRKKLDPRTPYKFGLGLAFAGISFLILSMSSGSADENGMVPFSYLLVMYFLISVGELFMSPVGLSKITDLSPKRIVAFMMGIWFLASAFAFQIVGFIGKQLAIESTDKNVGGFETLGVYTDGFGLVAKYALGASVIVLIASPLIKKLMGKVH, encoded by the coding sequence ATGGAAAATACGATTAAACCAATCGAAGACCCGCAGTTATTTGGGCATCCTAAAGGATTATTTTATTTATTCTTTGCGGAGCTTTGGGAACGCTTTAGTTTCTACGGGATGCGGGCGTTGCTTACCCTTTATATGGTTGATGTTATTTTTGCAGCACTAACCACTAGAGATTTTGCAGCAGCAGCAGTGTATGCTTCATATGGTTCATTAGTCTATGCATCAACGGTAATTGGTGGTCGTATTTCAGATAAGATATTAGGGATGCGAAATTCTATCTTTTTAGGTGGAATTTTAATGGCTATCGGTCACTTTGTCTTGGCAGTAGAAAGCAACTATGCATTTTTTATAGCCTTGGCGTTAATTGTTGTTGGGAATGGCTTTTTTAAACCAAATATTTCAACTTTTGTAGGGTCTCTTTATAAAGAGGATGATATCCGTAAAGATTCTGGTTTTGTTATCTTTTATATGGGTATTAATATCGGTGGTTTTGCTGCGCCATTACTTTGTGGGTGGCTAGGAAGAGAGTATGGATGGCATTATGGTTTTGGTCTTGCCGGTATCGGGATGTTAATAGGATTAATAACTTTCTGGAGCGGAATTAAAAAAAATATTTTTGGTGATAAAGGTTTACCTCCTACAGAAACTATTTTAGATAAACCAATTTTAGGGGTTAAGCAAGGTTTAATGATTCCTATACTGGCCGTGGCATCAGTTCCAGTAATCGCTTTTTTGCTTTCTTCTTATAAAGCTTTAGGAGAGAAAGGAAGTTTTCTTGAAAATGACAATATTGTAAACATAATTTTTTATGTGATTGCTATTGCGATAGGGGCATTTCTATTAAAAATATTGATTGAAGCAACGGCAGATGAACGTAAAAAACTTATTGTAGCAATCTTATTTACATTCTTTATTACTATATTTTGGGGTTTTCATGAACTTTCAGGAAGTATTATTACGTTGTTCGCAGCACGGAATGTTAATCTAACTTTTATTGATGCTTCTCAGACAAACGCATTAAATTCAATGTATATCATCATTTTGTCTATTCCAATTTCAATGTTGTTTACGTATCTAAAGAGGAAAAAATTAGATCCAAGAACGCCTTATAAATTTGGTTTAGGTCTTGCTTTCGCAGGGATTAGTTTTTTAATTCTTTCCATGAGTAGTGGTAGTGCCGATGAAAATGGGATGGTGCCGTTTTCGTATTTATTAGTTATGTATTTTTTAATTTCAGTAGGGGAGTTGTTTATGTCTCCAGTAGGCTTATCTAAAATCACCGATTTGTCACCGAAAAGAATTGTTGCTTTCATGATGGGAATTTGGTTTTTAGCATCAGCATTTGCCTTTCAAATTGTTGGTTTTATAGGGAAACAGTTGGCTATTGAAAGTACAGATAAAAATGTTGGGGGTTTTGAAACCTTAGGAGTATATACAGACGGGTTTGGCTTGGTTGCGAAATATGCCTTAGGAGCATCTGTGATTGTGTTAATTGCATCACCACTAATTAAAAAATTAATGGGTAAAGTACACTAG
- a CDS encoding S9 family peptidase, with protein MKKLTLIFFFILSATSLTFAQKKAITLEEIWGGAFRTEGLDEIRSLNNGTQYTVLNFDRTARTTSIDIYDYASLAKVGTVVNSAKLKNIPYFTSYEFTADESKVLLATEVESIFRRSSLGIYYIYDVKSGKTIKISENKIQEPTLSPDNSKVAYVFENNIYTYDILKNTTTKITKDGVKNKIINGVTDWVYEEEFAFVRAFDWNADGTKIAFLRFDETNVPEFSMDVYGTELYQTQQVFKYPKAGENNAIVSLHMLDVNSSAISKIALPSSYYIPRIKWMNNANMLSVQTLNRHQDNLTLYAVNAKNNKVSVLLEEKDAAYVDVTDNLTFLADDSFIWTSEKDGFNHIYLYNENGKLMNQITKGSWEVTNYYGYDQDEDRVYYQSTEDGSINRGVYSVDSRGKDKRKLTTKNGKNNADFSADFTYFINNFSDVNTPSEYSLHEALTGKRVKEILDNKALLSKLEGYEISQKEFSSLSINGNELNMWMIKPADFDAAKKYPLFMFQYSGPGSQSVSNSWMASNDYWYQLLASEGYIVVCVDGRGTGFKGRDFKKVTQKELGKYEVEDQIAAAKKLSELPYIDADRTGIWGWSYGGFMSTNCILKGNDTFEMAIAVAPVTSWAFYDTIYTERYMQTPQENPSGYDDNSPFNYPELLEGKYLLVHGTGDDNVHVQNSMRMVEALVQANKQFDWAIYPDKNHGIYGGNTRLHLYTKMTNFIKDNL; from the coding sequence ATGAAAAAATTAACGCTTATTTTCTTTTTTATTTTAAGTGCGACTAGCCTTACGTTTGCACAAAAAAAAGCAATTACTCTTGAAGAAATTTGGGGTGGCGCATTTAGAACAGAAGGATTAGATGAAATTAGATCTTTAAATAACGGAACTCAGTACACCGTATTAAATTTTGATAGGACCGCCAGAACAACAAGTATTGATATCTATGATTATGCTAGTTTGGCTAAAGTTGGTACTGTAGTAAATTCAGCAAAATTAAAGAACATTCCTTATTTTACCTCGTATGAGTTTACAGCAGATGAAAGTAAAGTGTTGTTGGCAACTGAAGTAGAATCAATATTTAGAAGATCTTCATTAGGAATTTATTATATCTATGATGTAAAATCGGGTAAAACCATTAAAATTTCTGAAAATAAAATTCAAGAGCCTACATTATCACCAGATAATAGTAAAGTAGCTTATGTTTTTGAAAATAATATTTATACCTATGATATTTTAAAAAATACGACGACTAAGATTACTAAAGACGGTGTAAAGAATAAAATCATCAATGGGGTTACAGATTGGGTATATGAAGAAGAGTTTGCATTTGTAAGAGCTTTTGATTGGAACGCAGATGGAACTAAAATTGCTTTTTTAAGATTTGATGAAACCAATGTTCCAGAATTTTCAATGGATGTTTATGGAACGGAATTATACCAAACACAACAGGTTTTTAAATATCCAAAGGCAGGAGAAAATAATGCTATTGTAAGCTTACATATGTTAGATGTTAACTCGTCTGCAATTTCTAAAATAGCGTTACCATCGTCTTATTATATTCCACGAATTAAATGGATGAACAATGCAAATATGCTTAGTGTTCAAACCTTAAACAGACATCAGGATAATTTAACGCTTTACGCTGTAAATGCTAAGAACAATAAAGTGTCCGTTCTTTTAGAGGAGAAAGATGCGGCTTATGTCGATGTTACTGATAATTTAACTTTTTTAGCAGATGATAGTTTTATCTGGACGAGTGAGAAAGATGGTTTCAATCATATTTACTTATATAATGAAAATGGTAAATTAATGAATCAGATTACCAAAGGATCATGGGAAGTAACTAATTATTATGGTTATGATCAAGATGAAGATAGAGTCTATTACCAATCTACAGAAGATGGCTCCATTAATAGAGGTGTTTACAGTGTAGATAGCCGAGGGAAAGATAAACGGAAGCTTACAACTAAAAATGGTAAGAATAATGCAGACTTCAGTGCTGATTTTACCTATTTCATTAATAACTTTTCAGATGTGAATACCCCTTCAGAATACAGTTTACACGAAGCTTTAACCGGTAAACGTGTAAAAGAAATTTTGGATAATAAAGCATTGCTTTCAAAATTAGAAGGTTATGAAATTAGTCAGAAAGAATTTTCTTCACTTTCTATTAATGGGAATGAACTGAATATGTGGATGATAAAACCTGCAGATTTTGATGCTGCTAAGAAATATCCATTATTTATGTTTCAATACAGTGGACCAGGATCTCAATCCGTATCCAATTCTTGGATGGCTTCAAATGATTACTGGTACCAGCTTCTAGCATCGGAAGGATATATTGTTGTTTGTGTAGACGGTCGTGGAACAGGATTTAAAGGGAGAGACTTTAAGAAAGTTACACAGAAAGAATTAGGGAAATACGAAGTAGAAGATCAAATAGCTGCTGCTAAAAAGTTAAGTGAACTGCCTTATATCGATGCAGATAGAACCGGAATTTGGGGATGGAGCTATGGTGGTTTTATGTCTACTAATTGTATTTTAAAAGGGAATGATACCTTTGAAATGGCAATTGCGGTGGCACCAGTAACGTCTTGGGCATTTTATGATACGATATATACAGAGCGCTACATGCAAACACCACAAGAAAATCCAAGTGGTTATGATGATAATTCTCCATTTAATTATCCAGAACTTTTAGAAGGGAAATATTTGCTGGTTCACGGTACAGGTGATGACAATGTACATGTGCAAAATTCTATGCGTATGGTAGAAGCTTTGGTGCAAGCAAATAAACAATTTGATTGGGCTATTTATCCAGATAAAAATCACGGCATTTACGGAGGAAATACTAGGCTTCATTTGTATACGAAAATGACCAATTTTATTAAAGACAACTTATAA
- a CDS encoding hydroxymethylglutaryl-CoA reductase, degradative, whose amino-acid sequence MNTPIEGFSKLTKEEKIAWLAKSYTTNSDETISILKRYWNSDETLQKLHDEFIENTITNYYLPFGIAPNFLINDKLYAIPMAIEESSVVAAASKAAKFWLKRGGFKATVINTEKVGQVHFMYTGDFEKLESFFHSIAPMLREDAKDITKNMEKRGGGISAITLRNKTDDLKNYYQLHCTFETLDAMGANFINSCLEQFAQTLKREFLEAPTFKEHGEQLEIVMSILSNYVPNCLVRAEVSCPIEQLNEDKNISAQDFAEKIVRAIQIAKVEPYRAVTHNKGIMNGVDAVVLATGNDFRAIEAGVHAYAAKDGKYSSLTNASIDDGIFKFWIDIPLVLGTVGGLTGLHPLVKLALEILQNPSAKDLMQIVAVAGLAQNFAAVRSLVTTGIQQGHMKMHLMNILNQLGASDSEKKTLVDHFKHNTVTHSAVISAYSSLQEKG is encoded by the coding sequence ATGAACACTCCTATTGAAGGATTTTCCAAGCTCACAAAAGAAGAAAAGATCGCATGGTTAGCAAAAAGCTACACCACAAATTCAGACGAAACAATTTCTATTTTAAAAAGGTATTGGAACTCAGACGAAACTCTTCAAAAACTTCATGACGAATTCATTGAAAACACCATTACCAATTACTATTTACCTTTTGGTATTGCACCTAATTTTTTAATTAACGACAAGTTATACGCCATTCCTATGGCTATTGAAGAAAGTTCCGTTGTAGCTGCCGCAAGTAAAGCGGCTAAATTTTGGTTAAAGCGCGGAGGTTTTAAAGCAACTGTTATCAATACCGAAAAAGTAGGCCAGGTTCATTTCATGTATACTGGGGACTTTGAGAAATTAGAATCTTTCTTCCATTCCATAGCTCCTATGCTAAGAGAAGACGCTAAAGATATCACCAAAAATATGGAAAAACGTGGCGGTGGTATTTCCGCTATAACATTACGTAATAAAACAGACGATTTAAAAAATTACTATCAGCTCCATTGCACTTTTGAAACTTTAGACGCTATGGGGGCAAATTTTATCAACTCCTGCTTAGAGCAATTTGCCCAAACGCTCAAAAGAGAATTTCTAGAAGCACCAACATTCAAAGAACATGGTGAACAACTAGAAATTGTCATGAGTATTTTAAGCAACTATGTTCCCAATTGCTTAGTGCGAGCGGAGGTAAGTTGCCCCATAGAACAACTAAACGAAGACAAGAATATATCTGCTCAAGATTTTGCAGAAAAAATTGTAAGAGCAATACAAATTGCTAAAGTTGAACCTTATCGTGCAGTAACGCATAACAAAGGAATTATGAATGGCGTTGATGCTGTTGTTTTAGCTACAGGGAACGACTTTAGAGCTATTGAAGCGGGAGTTCATGCCTATGCCGCTAAAGATGGAAAATACAGCAGTCTAACTAACGCTAGCATTGATGATGGTATTTTTAAATTTTGGATTGATATACCACTTGTTTTAGGCACCGTAGGCGGACTAACAGGTTTACACCCCTTAGTTAAATTGGCTCTAGAAATTCTTCAAAATCCTTCTGCTAAAGACCTGATGCAAATTGTTGCAGTAGCTGGTTTAGCTCAAAATTTTGCCGCCGTACGCTCTTTAGTAACCACTGGCATTCAACAAGGTCATATGAAAATGCACTTGATGAATATTTTAAATCAATTGGGTGCTTCTGATTCTGAAAAAAAGACTTTAGTTGATCATTTCAAACACAATACAGTTACCCATAGTGCGGTAATTTCAGCATATAGCAGTTTACAAGAAAAAGGATGA